From the Solanum stenotomum isolate F172 chromosome 4, ASM1918654v1, whole genome shotgun sequence genome, one window contains:
- the LOC125862545 gene encoding probable aspartic proteinase GIP2, protein MLTFKLSSSSKIYTFFLLFLLLNTISLCSSIVLPPTLFLPVTRDSSTLQYITVIGQRTPLVPVKFTVHLGGGSLLVDCERGYHSSTYKPAICKSKQCSFAKVESYSCTGDYTCLSKPARPRPGCNNNTCHSFVVNPVINTYTYSAELAEDVLVIGVQPIILVSKPRFIFTCVESYIMERLAKGVTGIAGFGYNSTISIPNQFALIDSRFSRKFGICLSSSTRSSGVIFVGSTPYYVYYPKIDISKNLVYTPQVTKPRDWMNPSEYHVKVSSIRIAGKDVPLNKTLLFINEQGTRISTTTPFTILDTSIYEAVKTAFIKALPKNVTMVDSPTKRFGACFSSKNITSTNVGPDVPVIDFVFHKPSAFWRIYGTNSVVQVSKDVMCLAFVGQDQSLAPSIVIGGHQLEENLLIFDLPHKKIGFSSSLKLQQTSCSKYDNFSKN, encoded by the exons ATGTTGACATTCAAACTTTCTTCATCTTCCAAAATCTACACTTTCTTCCTCTTATTTCTTCTACTCAATACAATTTCTCTATGTTCATCTATCGTACTACCTCCTACCCTATTCCTTCCGGTCACCAGAGACTCATCAACCCTACAATACATTACGGTAATAGGGCAAAGAACTCCTTTAGTACCCGTAAAATTCACAGTCCACCTTGGTGGTGGAAGTTTGTTGGTGGATTGTGAAAGAGGTTACCACAGCTCAACTTACAAACCGGCTATTTGTAAGTCCAAACAATGTTCTTTTGCCAAGGTTGAGTCTTATTCCTGTACTGGAGACTACACCTGCCTCTCTAAACCAGCTCGACCACGGCCTGGATGCAACAACAATACTTGCCATTCTTTTGTTGTAAATCCTGTTATTAATACTTACACGTACAGTGCAGAACTCGCTGAGGATGTGTTGGTAATTGGTGTACAGCCAATCATCCTCGTCTCTAAGCCAAGATTTATCTTCACTTGCGTTGAGTCTTATATAATGGAACGTCTCGCCAAAGGAGTCACAG GAATTGCAGGTTTTGGATACAATAGTACAATTTCCATTCCTAATCAATTTGCTTTAATAGACTCAAGATTCAGCAGGAAATTTGGTATTTGCTTGAGCTCATCTACAAGATCTAGTGGAGTTATTTTCGTTGGTTCTACTCCATATTATGTTTACTATCCTAAGATTGATATCTCCAAGAATCTTGTCTATACCCCACAAGTCACAAAACCCAGGGACTGGATGAATCCTTCGGAGTACCATGTCAAAGTTTCATCCATTCGAATAGCAGGAAAAGACGTGCCACTTAATAAAACATTGTTATTTATTAATGAGCAAGGAACAAGAATCAGCACAACAACACCTTTCACAATTTTGGACACTAGCATTTATGAAGCTGTTAAAACTGCTTTCATTAAGGCGCTTCCTAAGAATGTGACAATGGTAGATTCTCCAACAAAGCGATTTGGAGCTTGCTTTAGTTCCAAAAACATTACAAGTACAAATGTTGGACCAGATGTTCCTGTAATCGATTTTGTCTTTCATAAGCCGAGTGCATTTTGGAGGATTTATGGGACAAATTCAGTGGTACAAGTTAGTAAGGACGTTATGTGTTTAGCATTTGTGGGACAAGACCAATCATTGGCACCATCGATTGTGATAGGAGGGCATCAATTGGAAGAGAACCTATTGATATTTGACCTTCCACATAAGAAGATAGGTTTCAGCTCATCACTCAAGCTCCAACAAACATCATGTTCTAAGTACGATAACTTCTCTAAGAATTAA